The following are encoded in a window of Pygocentrus nattereri isolate fPygNat1 chromosome 5, fPygNat1.pri, whole genome shotgun sequence genomic DNA:
- the six3a gene encoding homeobox protein SIX3a gives MVFRSPLELYPSHFFLPNFADRPLLLANSAPSARSPEDLSMFQLPTLNFSAEQVASVCETLEETGDIERLGRFLWSLPVAPGACEAINKHESILRARAVVAFHTGNFRDLYHILENHKFTKESHGKLQAMWLEAHYQEAEKLRGRPLGPVDKYRVRKKFPLPRTIWDGEQKTHCFKERTRSLLREWYLQDPYPNPSKKRELAQATGLTPTQVGNWFKNRRQRDRAAAAKNRLQHQAIGQNGMRSLSEAGCTPHSSAESPSTAASPTTSVSSMTERVDTATSILSVTSSDSECDV, from the exons ATGGTTTTCAGATCGCCTTTAGAGCTTTATCCCTCCCATTTCTTCCTGCCAAACTTCGCTGATCGCCCCCTGCTCCTGGCGAACAGCGCGCCCAGCGCCAGGTCTCCCGAAGACTTGTCCATGTTTCAGCTACCGACCCTCAACTTCTCCGCGGAGCAGGTGGCGAGCGTCTGCGAGACGCTGGAGGAGACCGGCGACATCGAGCGGCTCGGGCGCTTCCTCTGGTCGCTGCCCGTGGCGCCGGGCGCATGCGAGGCCATCAACAAGCACGAGTCCATCCTCCGCGCGCGGGCCGTGGTCGCCTTCCACACGGGCAACTTCCGCGACCTCTACCACATCCTGGAGAACCACAAGTTCACCAAGGAGTCGCACGGCAAGCTACAGGCGATGTGGCTCGAGGCGCACTACCAGGAGGCCGAGAAGCTGCGCGGGCGCCCGCTCGGGCCGGTCGACAAGTACCGCGTGCGGAAGAAGTTCCCGCTCCCTCGAACCATCTGGGACGGCGAGCAGAAGACGCATTGTTTCAAGGAGCGGACGCGCAGCCTCTTGCGGGAGTGGTACCTACAGGACCCGTACCCAAACCCCAGCAAGAAAAGGGAACTGGCGCAAGCCACTGGACTCACTCCTACACAAGTGGGGAATTGGTTTAAAAACCGGAGGCAAAGAGACAGAGCGGCGGCAGCGAAAAACAG GCTCCAGCACCAAGCAATAGGTCAGAACGGCATGCGCTCTCTGTCGGAGGCCGGCTGCACCCCCCACAGCTCGGCAGAGTCTCCATCCACCGCGGCCAGCCCCACCACCAGTGTGTCCAGCATGACGGAGCGCGTGGACACGGCCACGTCCATTCTCTCAGTAACGTCGAGTGACTCCGAGTGCGACGTATGa